From Saccharothrix espanaensis DSM 44229, the proteins below share one genomic window:
- a CDS encoding CYTH and CHAD domain-containing protein produces MSTSVHETERKYEAPTGVALPELADLPGVAAAAGPEEQRLEAVYYDTADLRLARAGLTLRRRVGGDDAGWHLKLPVAEDTREEVRLPPGRAAKHPPKELGSLVQVHARGDALTPVARIQTTRQRWQLVDERGKLLVEVVEDLVSAQDVADASVDTWREIEVELGERGDLALLDQVERRLAEVGITRSTSSAKLTRLLSGRLTPAPPPPKRGKSAGDVVLAYLREQADALKFHDPKVRRKEEDAVHQMRVASRRMRSALQAFGKVVDRERTRELTDELKWFAGVLGDARDAEVMRAGYEANVAKLDPTLVLGSVSALLTRHFAPMEAGAHESAMTAMNSRRYFSLLNAVDALIADPPLTPLARGKAKDVLPKFVVKTYTRLARHAENAHDDESLHESRKAAKRLRYAVETVEPLYGKSAQEYRKRLKDLQTLLGDHQDSVVARPVLRELGAQAFREGENGFTFGLLHGLEQAKAARVEEHFPAVWRELGTPKFV; encoded by the coding sequence ATGTCGACATCGGTTCACGAGACGGAACGAAAGTACGAGGCCCCGACCGGCGTCGCGCTGCCGGAACTGGCCGATCTGCCGGGGGTGGCCGCCGCCGCGGGCCCGGAGGAGCAGCGGCTGGAGGCGGTCTACTACGACACCGCCGACCTGCGGCTGGCCCGTGCCGGTCTGACGTTGCGCCGTCGGGTCGGGGGTGACGACGCGGGCTGGCACCTGAAGCTGCCGGTGGCCGAGGACACCCGCGAGGAGGTGCGGCTGCCGCCCGGACGGGCCGCGAAGCACCCGCCCAAGGAGCTCGGTTCGCTGGTCCAGGTGCACGCCCGGGGTGACGCCCTGACGCCGGTGGCCCGGATCCAGACCACCCGGCAGCGCTGGCAGCTGGTGGACGAGCGCGGCAAGCTGCTGGTCGAGGTGGTCGAGGACCTGGTGTCCGCGCAGGACGTCGCGGACGCGTCGGTGGACACCTGGCGCGAGATCGAGGTGGAGTTGGGCGAGCGGGGCGACCTCGCGCTGCTCGACCAGGTGGAGCGCCGGCTGGCCGAGGTGGGCATCACCCGGTCGACGTCGTCGGCCAAGCTGACCCGCCTGCTCTCCGGCCGGCTCACGCCCGCACCGCCTCCGCCCAAGCGGGGGAAGTCCGCGGGTGACGTGGTGCTGGCGTACCTGCGCGAGCAGGCGGACGCCCTCAAGTTCCACGACCCGAAGGTGCGCCGCAAGGAGGAGGACGCGGTGCACCAGATGCGGGTGGCGTCACGTCGGATGCGCAGCGCGCTACAGGCGTTCGGGAAGGTCGTGGACCGTGAGCGGACCCGTGAGCTGACCGACGAGCTGAAGTGGTTCGCGGGTGTCCTGGGTGACGCGCGCGACGCGGAGGTGATGCGCGCCGGGTACGAGGCGAACGTGGCGAAGCTGGACCCCACGCTGGTGCTCGGGTCGGTGTCCGCGCTGCTCACGCGGCACTTCGCGCCGATGGAGGCCGGTGCGCACGAGTCGGCCATGACGGCGATGAACAGCCGCCGCTACTTCTCGCTGTTGAACGCCGTGGACGCGTTGATCGCCGATCCGCCGTTGACGCCGTTGGCCCGTGGCAAGGCGAAGGACGTCCTGCCGAAGTTCGTGGTGAAGACGTACACGCGGCTGGCCCGTCACGCGGAGAACGCGCACGACGACGAATCGCTGCACGAGTCGCGTAAGGCGGCCAAGCGGCTGCGGTACGCGGTGGAGACCGTGGAGCCCTTGTACGGCAAGAGCGCCCAGGAGTACCGCAAGCGCCTCAAGGATCTCCAGACGCTGTTGGGCGACCACCAGGACAGCGTCGTGGCGCGGCCGGTGCTGCGCGAACTCGGTGCGCAGGCGTTCCGGGAGGGCGAGAACGGCTTCACCTTCGGTCTGCTGCACGGGCTGGAGCAGGCGAAGGCCGCACGCGTGGAAGAGCACTTCCCGGCCGTCTGGCGGGAACTCGGCACGCCGAAGTTCGTCTGA
- a CDS encoding GAF domain-containing protein encodes MHPDPRRLARLREATLSGTPTPGARAVIVESWRRSLAALVDPDRHEAPVVLAPDEVVERRGAHPLAAMLPMLRETLVAIADDAEHIMIITDAEGHVLWCEGAASVRGRAERVRLTEGSRWSEDAIGTNAMGTALALGRPVTVHSAEHLVRTYHGWTCTASPVRDPDTGRTLGVVDVSGPLTSVHPAMTALVATAARLVESQLQVQQALRDERVRSAHLGRLIDLRGEPGALLSPSGRVLAAASDLPAARVDVSGGPVRLADGREAVVEPLDEGFLLRVPRPTRRRPVLSLAGIGEDAEVLERLVRLLPRADPRRALTRARLGRALG; translated from the coding sequence ATGCACCCAGACCCGCGCCGGCTCGCCCGTCTGCGCGAGGCGACGTTGAGCGGGACGCCGACGCCCGGCGCGCGCGCCGTGATCGTCGAGTCGTGGCGGCGCTCGCTGGCCGCGCTGGTCGACCCGGACCGCCACGAGGCGCCGGTCGTGCTGGCCCCGGACGAGGTGGTGGAGCGGCGCGGGGCGCACCCGCTGGCGGCGATGCTGCCGATGCTGCGGGAGACGCTGGTGGCCATCGCCGACGACGCCGAGCACATCATGATCATCACCGACGCGGAGGGCCACGTCCTGTGGTGCGAGGGCGCGGCGTCGGTGCGCGGCCGGGCCGAGCGGGTGCGGCTCACCGAGGGGTCGCGGTGGAGCGAGGACGCGATCGGGACCAACGCCATGGGCACCGCGCTGGCCCTGGGCCGCCCGGTGACCGTGCACTCGGCGGAACACCTGGTGCGCACCTACCACGGGTGGACGTGCACGGCGTCGCCCGTGCGCGACCCGGACACCGGCCGCACGCTCGGCGTGGTCGACGTGAGCGGCCCGCTGACCAGCGTGCACCCGGCGATGACCGCCCTGGTCGCGACGGCCGCGCGGCTGGTGGAGAGCCAGTTGCAGGTCCAGCAGGCGCTGCGCGACGAGCGGGTGCGCTCGGCGCACCTGGGCCGGCTGATCGACCTGCGCGGGGAGCCCGGCGCGCTGCTCAGCCCGAGCGGGCGGGTGCTGGCGGCGGCCTCGGACCTGCCGGCAGCCCGGGTGGACGTGTCCGGCGGGCCGGTCCGGCTGGCCGACGGGCGCGAGGCCGTCGTGGAGCCGTTGGACGAGGGTTTCCTGCTGCGCGTGCCGCGCCCGACCCGGCGAAGACCGGTGCTCTCGCTCGCGGGCATCGGGGAGGACGCGGAGGTCCTGGAACGGCTGGTCCGGCTGCTCCCCCGGGCCGATCCCCGGCGGGCGCTGACCCGGGCCCGGCTCGGCCGGGCGCTCGGGTAG
- a CDS encoding MarR family winged helix-turn-helix transcriptional regulator, whose translation MSVRATWSGLRTLHNRINASLERALQRKFHFGMSEFTALGALHESPEGELRMQELTEVVGLNQSSVSRLVARLEQSGLTTREICETDRRGVFSCITPAGRDVYRTASPFYEETLASIFEEVAADPELGPLLGRVRS comes from the coding sequence TTGTCCGTCCGCGCCACCTGGTCCGGCCTGCGCACGCTGCACAACCGGATCAACGCGAGCCTGGAGCGCGCGCTGCAACGGAAGTTCCACTTCGGGATGTCGGAGTTCACCGCGCTCGGAGCGCTGCACGAGTCGCCGGAGGGCGAATTGCGGATGCAGGAGCTGACCGAGGTCGTCGGCCTGAACCAGAGCTCGGTCTCCCGCCTGGTCGCCCGGTTGGAGCAGTCCGGCCTGACCACCCGGGAGATCTGCGAGACCGACCGGCGCGGGGTGTTCAGCTGCATCACGCCCGCCGGCCGCGACGTCTACCGCACCGCGTCCCCGTTCTACGAGGAGACGCTGGCCTCGATCTTCGAGGAGGTCGCGGCGGACCCCGAGCTGGGCCCGCTGCTCGGGAGGGTCCGGTCGTAA
- a CDS encoding HNH endonuclease family protein, whose protein sequence is MSRKRTTTWASVAVLILLLAIGYYLTRYQESKTPTQPTSTAGQPPGTAPAQDPAPLLAGLAVAAEGKMAGYSRDRFPHWSGQGNSCDTREVVLQRQGADVRSDKDCKATSGTWVSAYDGVTFTDAGKLDIDHTVPLAEAWRSGADKWTDEQRQKFANDLGGVQLVAVSATSNRAKGDQDPAKWKPPVEGYWCVYAANWITVKSTYGLTVDQAEHDALAAMIAICPK, encoded by the coding sequence ATGAGCCGGAAGCGGACGACGACGTGGGCGAGCGTGGCGGTGTTGATCCTGCTGCTGGCGATCGGCTACTACCTGACCCGCTACCAGGAGTCGAAGACCCCGACCCAGCCCACGTCCACCGCCGGCCAACCGCCCGGCACCGCGCCCGCCCAGGACCCGGCCCCGTTGTTGGCCGGGTTGGCGGTCGCGGCCGAGGGGAAGATGGCGGGCTACAGCCGGGACCGGTTCCCGCACTGGAGCGGGCAGGGGAACTCGTGTGACACGCGCGAGGTCGTGTTGCAGCGGCAGGGCGCGGACGTCCGCAGCGACAAGGACTGCAAGGCCACTTCGGGAACGTGGGTCAGTGCCTACGACGGGGTGACCTTCACCGACGCGGGGAAGTTGGACATCGACCACACCGTGCCGCTGGCCGAGGCGTGGCGGTCCGGTGCGGACAAGTGGACCGACGAGCAGCGGCAGAAGTTCGCCAACGACCTCGGGGGCGTCCAGCTCGTGGCGGTGTCCGCGACCAGCAACCGGGCCAAGGGCGACCAGGACCCGGCGAAGTGGAAGCCGCCGGTCGAGGGGTACTGGTGCGTCTACGCCGCCAACTGGATCACCGTGAAGAGCACCTACGGGCTGACCGTCGACCAGGCCGAGCACGACGCGTTGGCCGCGATGATCGCGATCTGCCCGAAGTAG
- a CDS encoding beta-N-acetylhexosaminidase gives MSVPRRVEPTSRAGRLLGPALAALLVLGAASTAVAEPAAPEKPVPLSIVPAPVKAAPKPGVTYSLTGGTRIHTQPGSREAKQVGEYLAGVLRPSTGFRLPVVPGASGRGISLLLTGADHRVGKEGYQLDVTRRGVVIRARTAAGLFAGVQTLRQLLPAKVESKTRQRGPWNATGVSVLDYPRYEHRGAMLDVARHFFSVDEVKRYIDQIAQYKVNRLHLHLTDDQGWRLEIKSWPNLTKHGGSTEVGGGPGGFYTQDQYRDLVAYAASRHIEVIPEIDLPGHTNAALSSYAELNCDGVAPPLYTGIEVGFSSLCIDKDITYKFVDDVLREVAALTPGKHLHIGGDEALVTTDPDFIKFMDKVLPLVRKHGKVASGWHEFVKATPDASAVPQFWGTKTVAADMVAAAARGNRIVLSPATKAYLDMKYDENTKLGLKWAGYTDVEDAYDWNPGAYVQDLPESAVRGVEAPLWSETLTNSAEVEYMAFPRLPAIAELGWSPWSTHDWAKFKERLAAQGPRWKAQGVNFYPSPQVPWK, from the coding sequence ATGTCCGTGCCTCGAAGAGTGGAACCGACCAGTCGTGCCGGCCGCTTGCTCGGCCCGGCGCTCGCCGCCCTGCTGGTCCTGGGCGCCGCGAGCACCGCGGTCGCCGAACCGGCAGCCCCGGAGAAACCAGTGCCCCTGAGCATCGTGCCCGCACCCGTGAAAGCCGCGCCCAAGCCGGGCGTGACCTACTCGCTCACCGGCGGCACCCGCATCCACACCCAGCCCGGGTCCCGCGAGGCCAAGCAGGTCGGCGAGTACCTGGCGGGCGTGCTGCGGCCGTCCACGGGCTTCCGGCTGCCGGTCGTGCCCGGCGCGTCCGGCCGGGGCATCTCGCTCCTGCTGACCGGCGCGGACCACCGCGTCGGCAAGGAGGGCTACCAGCTCGACGTGACCCGGCGCGGGGTCGTCATCCGGGCGCGGACGGCGGCCGGCCTGTTCGCGGGCGTGCAGACGTTGCGGCAGTTGCTGCCCGCGAAGGTCGAGTCCAAGACCAGGCAGCGCGGGCCGTGGAACGCGACCGGCGTGAGCGTCCTGGACTACCCGCGCTACGAGCACCGGGGCGCGATGCTCGACGTGGCGCGGCACTTCTTCTCCGTGGACGAGGTCAAGCGCTACATCGACCAGATCGCCCAGTACAAGGTCAACCGGCTGCACCTGCACCTGACCGACGACCAGGGCTGGCGGCTGGAGATCAAGAGCTGGCCCAACCTGACCAAGCACGGCGGCAGCACCGAGGTCGGCGGCGGGCCGGGCGGTTTCTACACCCAGGACCAGTACCGCGACCTGGTCGCCTACGCGGCCTCCCGGCACATCGAGGTCATCCCGGAGATCGACCTGCCGGGCCACACCAACGCCGCGCTGTCCTCCTACGCCGAGCTGAACTGCGACGGCGTCGCCCCTCCGCTCTACACGGGCATCGAGGTCGGCTTCAGCTCGCTGTGCATCGACAAGGACATCACCTACAAGTTCGTGGACGACGTGCTGCGCGAGGTCGCGGCGCTGACGCCCGGCAAGCACCTGCACATCGGCGGCGACGAGGCGCTGGTGACGACGGACCCGGACTTCATCAAGTTCATGGACAAGGTCCTGCCGCTGGTGCGCAAGCACGGCAAGGTCGCGTCGGGCTGGCACGAGTTCGTGAAGGCGACGCCGGACGCGTCGGCCGTGCCGCAGTTCTGGGGCACCAAGACGGTGGCCGCGGACATGGTCGCCGCGGCCGCGCGCGGCAACCGGATCGTGCTGTCGCCGGCGACCAAGGCGTACTTGGACATGAAGTACGACGAGAACACCAAGCTCGGCCTGAAGTGGGCGGGGTACACCGACGTGGAGGACGCCTACGACTGGAACCCCGGCGCGTACGTCCAGGACCTGCCGGAGTCGGCGGTGCGCGGGGTCGAGGCCCCGCTGTGGTCGGAGACGCTGACGAACTCGGCGGAGGTCGAGTACATGGCGTTCCCGCGGCTGCCCGCGATCGCCGAGCTGGGGTGGTCGCCGTGGAGCACCCACGACTGGGCGAAGTTCAAGGAGCGGCTGGCTGCGCAGGGTCCGCGGTGGAAGGCGCAGGGCGTGAACTTCTACCCCTCGCCGCAGGTCCCGTGGAAGTAG
- a CDS encoding amidohydrolase — translation MILDLKVVGGRFATLDPARPAATCLGVWGGRVVGLDEDVADLPARRVVDLGGAVVLPGFVDAHNHLAWAGRASRTVDISGCATVAQVLDLLRGAPRSAWLEVAGYDHRGLDRPLTARDLDAVGSRVYVQDLSGHACVVSSDVLADLPPLGEVQRDAAGAPTGFLAERAQSAVRAMVLPYSIADIASDVRRGAQQCLREGVVLAAEAGVGEGLIGSSPLEIAAYQREPLPIRVQLMVSSGELRDVRAHAADGVRRALPLGLRTGLGDEWLSIGALKLWTDGGMIARTAALTVPYVGVAGSGQLQDDPEVMRAAILDGHAAGWQLAVHAIGDRAVDFALDALAGALARRPRPDARHRIEHCGLVRPDQLDRIAALGVIPVVQPTFLWAYGDDYSAIMGPERAPWLYRGRAFLDRGVVLAGSSDRPVADGSPLRAVQFMVERRSRTGLAVGPDEAVTVTEALRAYTHNAAYACRREDLLGSLTPGKLADFVVLDDDPRTCEVSRIGDIGVLATVIGGQFRHDPTGFAG, via the coding sequence GTGATCCTCGACCTGAAGGTGGTCGGCGGCCGGTTCGCGACCTTGGACCCGGCGCGACCCGCGGCGACCTGCCTCGGGGTGTGGGGCGGGCGGGTCGTCGGTCTGGACGAGGACGTGGCCGACCTGCCGGCGCGGCGCGTGGTGGACCTGGGCGGGGCAGTGGTGCTGCCGGGGTTCGTCGACGCGCACAACCACCTGGCATGGGCCGGGCGGGCGTCCCGGACGGTCGACATCTCCGGGTGCGCGACCGTGGCGCAGGTGCTGGACCTGCTGCGCGGCGCGCCCCGCTCGGCGTGGCTGGAGGTCGCCGGGTACGACCACCGGGGGCTCGACCGGCCGCTGACCGCGCGCGACCTCGACGCCGTCGGGTCCCGGGTCTACGTGCAGGACCTGTCCGGGCACGCGTGCGTGGTGAGCAGCGACGTGCTGGCCGACCTGCCGCCGCTGGGCGAGGTGCAGCGGGACGCGGCCGGCGCGCCGACCGGGTTCCTCGCCGAGCGGGCGCAGTCGGCGGTGCGGGCGATGGTGCTGCCCTACTCGATCGCCGACATCGCGTCGGACGTGCGGCGGGGCGCGCAGCAGTGCCTGCGCGAAGGGGTCGTGCTCGCCGCCGAGGCCGGGGTGGGGGAGGGGCTGATCGGCAGCAGCCCGCTGGAGATCGCGGCCTACCAACGGGAACCACTGCCGATCCGGGTGCAGCTGATGGTGTCCTCGGGCGAGCTGCGGGACGTGCGGGCGCACGCGGCGGACGGCGTGCGGCGCGCGCTCCCGCTCGGCCTGCGCACCGGGTTGGGCGACGAGTGGCTGTCGATCGGCGCGCTGAAGCTGTGGACCGACGGCGGGATGATCGCCCGGACGGCGGCGCTGACCGTGCCGTACGTCGGCGTGGCCGGCTCGGGCCAGTTGCAGGACGACCCGGAGGTGATGCGCGCCGCGATCCTCGACGGGCACGCCGCCGGCTGGCAGCTCGCGGTGCACGCGATCGGCGACCGGGCGGTGGACTTCGCGCTCGACGCGCTGGCCGGTGCGCTGGCCCGACGGCCGCGCCCGGACGCCCGGCACCGGATCGAGCACTGCGGGCTGGTGCGCCCCGACCAGCTCGACCGGATTGCCGCGCTGGGCGTGATCCCGGTGGTGCAGCCGACGTTCCTGTGGGCCTACGGCGACGACTACTCGGCGATCATGGGCCCCGAGCGCGCGCCGTGGCTCTACCGTGGCCGGGCGTTCCTGGACCGCGGGGTGGTGCTCGCGGGCAGCTCGGACCGGCCCGTCGCGGACGGGAGTCCGTTGCGGGCGGTGCAGTTCATGGTCGAACGGCGGTCGCGCACCGGGCTCGCGGTCGGGCCCGACGAGGCCGTGACGGTGACCGAGGCCCTGCGCGCCTACACCCACAACGCCGCGTACGCGTGCCGGCGCGAGGACCTGCTGGGCTCGCTCACGCCCGGCAAGCTGGCCGACTTCGTCGTGCTGGACGACGACCCGCGCACGTGCGAGGTCTCCCGGATCGGCGACATCGGCGTGCTGGCGACCGTGATCGGCGGCCAGTTCCGCCACGACCCGACCGGGTTCGCGGGCTGA
- a CDS encoding methionyl-tRNA formyltransferase, whose protein sequence is MRVVMFGYQTWGHRTLQALLDSEHEVVLVVTHPKSEHAYERIWSDSVADLAAEHGVETIIRNRPDDDELFQRLKEVAPDVIVATNWRTWIPPHIFTLPPHGTLNVHDSLLPAYAGFSPLIWALINDEKEVGVTAHMMDETLDAGDIVLQRAVPVGPRDTTADLFHKTLELFGPITVDGLAEIAKGRKDFTKQDRSKASFFHKRAEEDLRIDWTWQAEELDRLVRAQCAPYPSAFTFHKGERLEIVEAEVSEARYGGTPGRIFYREGDGVAIVAGADSRRGRNHALLVKRVRTADGRELGATEYFTHMGGYLTTRP, encoded by the coding sequence ATGCGGGTCGTCATGTTCGGCTACCAGACCTGGGGGCACCGGACGCTCCAGGCGCTGCTGGACTCCGAGCACGAGGTGGTCCTGGTGGTGACCCACCCGAAGAGCGAGCACGCGTACGAGCGGATCTGGAGCGACTCGGTCGCGGACCTGGCCGCCGAGCACGGCGTCGAGACGATCATCCGCAACCGGCCGGACGACGACGAGTTGTTCCAGCGGCTCAAGGAGGTCGCGCCGGACGTCATCGTGGCGACCAACTGGCGCACGTGGATCCCGCCGCACATCTTCACGCTGCCGCCGCACGGGACGTTGAACGTGCACGACTCGCTGCTGCCCGCCTACGCGGGTTTCTCGCCGTTGATCTGGGCGTTGATCAACGACGAGAAGGAGGTCGGCGTCACCGCGCACATGATGGACGAGACGCTGGACGCGGGCGACATCGTCCTGCAACGCGCGGTTCCGGTGGGCCCGCGCGACACGACCGCCGACCTGTTCCACAAGACGTTGGAGCTGTTCGGCCCGATCACGGTGGACGGCCTGGCGGAGATCGCCAAGGGCCGCAAGGACTTCACCAAGCAGGACCGGTCGAAGGCCAGCTTCTTCCACAAGCGGGCGGAGGAGGACCTGCGCATCGACTGGACGTGGCAGGCGGAGGAACTGGACCGGCTCGTGCGCGCGCAGTGCGCCCCGTACCCGAGCGCGTTCACCTTCCACAAGGGCGAGCGCCTGGAGATCGTCGAGGCGGAGGTCTCCGAGGCCCGCTACGGCGGCACCCCCGGCCGCATCTTCTACCGCGAGGGCGACGGCGTCGCGATCGTCGCCGGCGCCGACTCCCGCCGAGGCCGCAACCACGCCCTGCTGGTGAAGCGGGTCCGGACCGCGGACGGTCGCGAACTGGGCGCGACGGAGTACTTCACGCACATGGGCGGCTACCTCACCACCCGACCCTGA
- a CDS encoding SAM-dependent methyltransferase, with translation MGERPDIDLTRPSAARVYDYYLGGAHNFAADREMARQAIGMWPELPLIMQANRAFLRRAVEYCAAHGVHQFLDLGSGIPTVGNVHEVARNADPTAHVVYVDNDPIAVTYSRTILGDDRQTSAVQEDLRHPDAVLAAVRDLLDLSRPVAVMMVAVLHFVTDEDGPADIVAAYRDAVPSGSHLVISHATHDGQDTQADTHQDLYRQRTATPMTMRSHDQVLRFFDGFDVVEPGVVHLPLWRPASREDVGDHPERFAGLAAVGRKP, from the coding sequence ATGGGGGAGCGCCCGGACATCGATCTGACCAGGCCCAGCGCGGCCCGCGTCTACGACTACTACCTCGGTGGCGCGCACAACTTCGCGGCCGACCGGGAGATGGCGCGGCAGGCCATCGGCATGTGGCCGGAACTGCCGTTGATCATGCAGGCCAACCGCGCGTTCCTGCGCCGGGCCGTCGAGTACTGCGCGGCGCACGGCGTGCACCAGTTCCTGGACCTCGGTTCCGGTATCCCGACCGTGGGCAACGTGCACGAGGTGGCGCGCAACGCCGACCCGACCGCGCACGTCGTGTACGTCGACAACGACCCGATCGCGGTCACGTACAGCCGGACCATCCTCGGTGACGACCGGCAGACTTCCGCCGTGCAGGAGGACCTGCGGCACCCGGACGCGGTCCTGGCGGCGGTCCGCGACCTGCTCGACCTGTCCCGCCCGGTCGCCGTGATGATGGTGGCGGTGCTGCACTTCGTGACCGACGAGGACGGCCCGGCCGACATCGTGGCCGCCTACCGGGACGCGGTGCCGTCCGGGAGCCACCTGGTGATCTCGCACGCGACCCACGACGGCCAGGACACCCAGGCCGACACCCACCAGGACCTGTACCGGCAGCGCACCGCGACCCCGATGACCATGCGGTCACACGACCAGGTACTGCGGTTCTTCGACGGGTTCGACGTCGTAGAGCCCGGTGTGGTGCACCTGCCGCTGTGGCGCCCGGCGTCCCGGGAAGACGTCGGCGACCACCCGGAGCGCTTCGCCGGCCTGGCCGCCGTCGGCCGCAAACCCTGA
- the exaC gene encoding acetaldehyde dehydrogenase ExaC produces MTRYAAPGRPGSVMTYRERYDHFIGGEPVPPARGGYFADTSPVTGEVFTEVARGTAEDVDRALDAAHGAARRWGRTSPAERATVLTEIADRIEDHLEVLAVAETWENGKPVREALAADLPLAVDHFRYFAGVIRAQEGGISQISEDLVAYHFPEPLGVVGQIIPWNFPLLMATWKLAPALAAGNTVVLKPAEQTPASIHVLLDLIADLLPPGVVNVVNGFGEEAGKPLASSRRVAKVAFTGETSTGRLILEYASENLIPVTLELGGKSPNIFFADVAARRDAFYDKALEGFTMFALNQGEVCTCPSRALIQSSIYDQFLADATERTKAVRQGDPLDTETMIGAQVSAGQRDKILSYIDIGRREGARLVCGGEPADLGGELSGGYYVTPTIFEGDNKMRVFQEEIFGPVVSVTRFDDFDDAVKTANDTAYGLGAGVWSRDGGTAYRAGREIQAGRVWVNNYHSYPAHAAFGGYKQSGIGRENHRVLLDHYQQTKNLLVSYSPDAQGLF; encoded by the coding sequence ATGACCAGGTACGCGGCACCCGGCCGGCCGGGCAGCGTGATGACCTACCGCGAGCGGTACGACCACTTCATCGGCGGCGAGCCCGTGCCGCCGGCCAGGGGCGGCTACTTCGCCGACACCTCACCGGTCACCGGCGAGGTGTTCACCGAGGTCGCCCGCGGCACCGCCGAGGACGTCGACCGGGCGCTGGACGCCGCCCACGGCGCGGCGCGCCGCTGGGGCCGCACCTCCCCGGCCGAGCGGGCGACCGTGCTCACCGAGATCGCCGACCGGATCGAGGACCACCTCGAAGTCCTGGCCGTCGCCGAGACCTGGGAGAACGGCAAGCCGGTCCGCGAGGCGCTGGCCGCCGACCTGCCGCTCGCGGTGGACCACTTCCGCTACTTCGCGGGCGTCATCCGGGCCCAGGAGGGCGGCATCTCGCAGATCAGCGAGGACCTGGTCGCCTACCACTTCCCGGAGCCGCTCGGCGTCGTCGGGCAGATCATCCCGTGGAACTTCCCGCTGCTGATGGCCACCTGGAAGCTCGCACCCGCCCTCGCGGCGGGCAACACCGTCGTGCTCAAGCCCGCCGAGCAGACCCCCGCCTCGATCCACGTCCTGCTGGACCTGATCGCCGACCTGCTGCCGCCCGGCGTGGTGAACGTCGTCAACGGCTTCGGCGAGGAGGCGGGCAAGCCGCTCGCCTCGTCCCGGCGGGTCGCCAAGGTCGCGTTCACCGGCGAGACGTCCACCGGCCGGCTGATCCTGGAGTACGCGAGCGAGAACCTGATCCCGGTCACGCTGGAACTGGGCGGCAAGAGCCCCAACATCTTCTTCGCCGACGTCGCCGCGCGCCGCGACGCGTTCTACGACAAGGCGCTGGAGGGCTTCACCATGTTCGCCCTCAACCAGGGCGAGGTGTGCACGTGCCCGTCCCGGGCGCTGATCCAGAGTTCCATCTACGACCAGTTCCTGGCCGATGCGACCGAGCGCACCAAGGCCGTGCGCCAGGGCGACCCGCTCGACACCGAGACCATGATCGGCGCGCAGGTCAGCGCCGGGCAGCGGGACAAGATCCTGTCCTACATCGACATCGGCCGGCGCGAGGGCGCGCGGCTGGTGTGCGGCGGCGAACCCGCCGACCTCGGCGGCGAGCTCTCCGGCGGGTACTACGTGACGCCGACGATCTTCGAGGGCGACAACAAGATGCGGGTGTTCCAGGAGGAGATCTTCGGGCCGGTCGTCTCGGTGACCCGCTTCGACGACTTCGACGACGCCGTGAAGACCGCCAACGACACGGCGTACGGGCTCGGCGCGGGCGTGTGGTCGCGCGACGGCGGCACGGCGTACCGCGCGGGCCGTGAGATCCAGGCCGGCCGGGTGTGGGTGAACAACTACCACTCCTACCCGGCGCACGCGGCGTTCGGCGGCTACAAGCAGTCCGGCATCGGCCGTGAGAACCACCGCGTGCTGCTCGACCACTACCAGCAGACCAAGAACCTGCTGGTGAGCTACTCGCCCGACGCGCAGGGGCTCTTCTAG
- a CDS encoding Uma2 family endonuclease, whose protein sequence is MTGVPPASDSGRPLTWVDLESMPDDGRRYELVDGVLLVSPSPRPVHQRAVARLVIALTAVCPPDWEVLPAPVDVVLADDTVFIPDVVVGDREAFTSRALVGPPVLAVEVHSPRTRTLDLELKRVKLEQAGCPHYWLVDPDLPSLRCLALRDGRYEEVAVSEGDDVIALVEPFAVRLSALGLVSDNPA, encoded by the coding sequence ATGACGGGTGTACCCCCCGCGTCCGACAGCGGTAGGCCGCTGACGTGGGTGGACCTGGAGTCGATGCCCGATGACGGTCGGCGCTACGAGCTCGTGGACGGGGTGCTCCTGGTGAGCCCTTCACCCCGCCCCGTGCACCAGCGCGCCGTCGCCCGGCTGGTGATCGCGCTGACCGCGGTCTGCCCGCCGGACTGGGAGGTGCTGCCCGCCCCGGTGGACGTGGTGCTGGCCGACGACACCGTGTTCATCCCGGACGTGGTGGTCGGCGACCGCGAGGCGTTCACCTCCCGCGCGCTGGTCGGGCCGCCGGTACTGGCCGTGGAGGTGCACTCGCCCCGCACCCGCACGCTGGACCTGGAGCTCAAGCGGGTGAAGCTGGAGCAGGCGGGCTGCCCGCACTACTGGCTGGTCGACCCAGACCTGCCGTCGCTGCGCTGCCTGGCGCTGCGCGACGGCCGCTACGAGGAGGTCGCGGTGTCCGAGGGCGACGACGTGATCGCGCTGGTGGAGCCGTTCGCGGTGCGGCTGAGCGCGCTCGGGCTGGTCAGCGACAACCCGGCATAG